From Sphingomonas hengshuiensis, one genomic window encodes:
- a CDS encoding amidohydrolase family protein encodes MIIDCHGHVSAPAELWVYKSLLLSHRGEHGRRFPELSDAEILAYTNKKEMAPCGHLDMLDRVGTKYQLLSPRPFQMMHSEKPGNLVHWFTEETNNIIARQAQLLPDRFAPIAGLPQVAGDPIADVLPELERCVRMGFKGCLLNPDPYENSGTEPPPMGDRYWYPLYEKLCELDVPAHIHSAGSRSRRAPYTLNFLLEETIAVYGLLESDVFKHFPSLKIVVSHGGGAIPYHIGRFRSSAARRGFEFLDSMRNLYFDTVLYSEEALRLLIKTVGADRCLFGAECPGVGSAMNPDTGHTFDHIAPFIQGFDWLSDADKTAIFEGNARKVFNLGTLPGQGPL; translated from the coding sequence ATGATTATAGATTGTCACGGACATGTGAGCGCGCCGGCGGAATTGTGGGTCTACAAGTCGCTGTTGCTCTCGCATCGGGGCGAGCACGGACGCCGTTTCCCCGAGCTTAGCGACGCCGAAATCCTAGCCTATACCAACAAGAAGGAGATGGCGCCGTGCGGCCATCTCGATATGCTCGACCGGGTCGGGACCAAGTACCAGCTGCTCAGCCCCCGGCCGTTCCAGATGATGCACTCGGAAAAGCCGGGCAATCTGGTTCATTGGTTCACCGAAGAGACCAACAACATCATCGCGCGGCAAGCCCAGCTATTGCCGGACCGCTTTGCGCCGATCGCGGGCCTGCCGCAGGTCGCGGGCGATCCGATCGCCGACGTGCTGCCTGAGCTGGAGCGTTGCGTGCGCATGGGTTTCAAGGGCTGCCTGCTCAATCCCGATCCCTATGAGAATTCGGGGACCGAGCCGCCGCCGATGGGCGATCGTTATTGGTATCCGCTATACGAGAAACTGTGCGAACTGGACGTGCCGGCGCACATCCATTCGGCGGGGTCGCGTTCGCGGCGCGCGCCTTACACCCTCAATTTCCTGCTTGAAGAGACGATCGCAGTCTACGGCTTGCTGGAATCGGACGTGTTCAAGCATTTTCCCAGCCTCAAGATCGTGGTCAGTCATGGCGGCGGTGCGATCCCCTATCATATCGGCCGGTTCCGCTCGTCGGCGGCTCGGCGGGGATTCGAGTTCCTCGATTCGATGCGCAATCTCTATTTCGACACCGTGCTTTATTCGGAGGAAGCGCTGCGGCTGCTGATCAAGACCGTCGGCGCCGATCGCTGCCTGTTCGGCGCCGAATGTCCGGGCGTCGGCTCGGCGATGAATCCGGATACCGGCCATACCTTCGATCACATCGCGCCCTTCATCCAGGGCTTTGACTGGCTGAGCGATGCCGACAAGACCGCGATCTTCGAAGGCAATGCCAGGAAGGTGTTCAATCTCGGCACGCTGCCGGGGCAGGGGCCGCTATGA
- a CDS encoding GntR family transcriptional regulator, protein MPAKIANELRSLVARGTLAPGMRLGQKELAEQFSASRVPVREALKLLCSEGIIEHDPNRGFFVTRLSGDEAEQLFTLRHLVEDELLRTVEWPNEEQLEELARRAQELEDLLNRGDRSSWWDRHGEFHKMIFDLSPKKTIVREAMRLWALTDRYRALLPLPRGDSQERKVLSKHEFLTVLREQDTEKLLAVRRLRREAFERLLLETLEARGL, encoded by the coding sequence GTGCCGGCCAAGATCGCAAACGAGTTGCGATCACTGGTGGCGCGCGGCACGCTTGCTCCCGGAATGCGCCTCGGCCAGAAGGAGTTGGCAGAACAATTCAGTGCCAGCCGGGTCCCGGTGCGCGAGGCATTGAAGCTACTCTGCTCCGAAGGGATCATCGAACATGATCCAAACCGTGGCTTTTTCGTAACGCGGCTGTCCGGAGACGAGGCCGAGCAATTGTTCACCCTTCGCCATCTGGTCGAGGATGAACTGCTGCGCACGGTGGAATGGCCGAATGAAGAGCAGTTGGAAGAGCTCGCCCGCCGGGCGCAGGAGCTGGAGGATTTGCTCAACCGCGGCGACCGATCGAGCTGGTGGGACCGGCACGGCGAATTCCACAAGATGATCTTCGACCTTTCGCCCAAGAAGACGATCGTGCGCGAAGCGATGCGACTATGGGCGCTGACCGACCGCTATCGCGCACTGCTGCCGCTCCCGCGCGGCGACAGCCAGGAGCGCAAGGTCCTGAGCAAGCATGAGTTCCTGACGGTCCTGCGCGAACAGGATACCGAGAAGCTGCTCGCCGTCCGCCGGCTTCGCCGCGAGGCATTCGAGCGGCTGCTGTTGGAAACGCTCGAGGCCCGCGGGCTCTAG
- a CDS encoding RraA family protein translates to MTDDRNVSRAGALDTATLSDALDRLGIVGQCYAIAGRDPDFRMAGRAFTMLCGPASTPPGTVGDYIDDVPPGHVVVIDNGGRTDATIWGDILTEIAHRRGLAGTVIDGISRDVHLCRSLGYPVFSVGHWMRTGKDRVQVEQTGCAVNIGGARVAPGDILRGDPDGVIVIPQAHEEAVLGAAEEIHAAEESIREACRTGMRLDEARRHFRYHQLQTRRN, encoded by the coding sequence ATGACGGACGACCGCAACGTATCGCGCGCGGGCGCGCTGGACACCGCCACGCTGAGCGACGCGCTCGACCGGCTGGGCATCGTCGGCCAATGCTATGCGATCGCCGGGCGCGACCCCGATTTCCGCATGGCGGGCAGGGCGTTTACGATGCTGTGCGGCCCGGCGTCGACGCCGCCGGGGACGGTGGGCGACTATATCGATGATGTGCCGCCCGGGCATGTCGTCGTGATCGACAATGGCGGGCGCACCGACGCGACGATCTGGGGCGATATCCTGACAGAGATCGCGCATCGCCGCGGCCTGGCGGGGACCGTGATCGATGGGATCAGCCGCGACGTGCATCTGTGCCGCAGCCTGGGCTATCCGGTGTTCAGCGTCGGCCATTGGATGCGCACGGGCAAGGATCGCGTACAGGTCGAGCAGACTGGCTGCGCGGTGAATATCGGCGGCGCGCGAGTGGCCCCCGGAGATATCCTGCGCGGCGATCCGGACGGAGTGATCGTGATCCCGCAGGCGCATGAGGAAGCGGTGCTCGGCGCCGCCGAGGAAATCCATGCTGCGGAGGAATCGATCCGCGAAGCCTGCCGGACCGGAATGCGGCTCGACGAAGCGCGCAGGCACTTCAGATACCACCAGCTTCAGACGCGGCGAAACTGA
- a CDS encoding amidohydrolase family protein → MMIDSHAHLISDDNVAYPRVGADCTASCIMTVEQLLSEMDATGVDRAVLVQRGSVYGFDSAYVCDSAARYPKRLAAVCSIDGSRSDGAEMVRYWVKDRGAAGIRLMELVRGEDAGWLGSTEPGGAWREAAERDVPVCVHFFPWNRLEGLARLRSILADIPGLKVVIDHFGAMQSDAGPPHHGVDAALERLADFAGVNVKFTTIPLGKLAEAGIDAGPVLRRVMDLFGAERMMWGSDIAQSPGSYAHMTELARKAVRELASADQEAILSGTARRIYGARWA, encoded by the coding sequence GTGATGATCGATTCCCACGCGCATCTGATCAGCGACGATAACGTCGCCTATCCACGGGTCGGGGCAGACTGCACGGCGAGCTGCATCATGACCGTCGAGCAGTTGCTGTCCGAGATGGACGCAACCGGCGTCGATCGAGCGGTGCTTGTGCAGCGCGGCTCGGTCTATGGGTTCGACAGCGCCTACGTCTGTGACAGCGCGGCTCGATATCCGAAGCGGCTGGCCGCGGTCTGCTCGATCGATGGATCGCGATCGGATGGCGCAGAGATGGTTCGCTATTGGGTGAAGGACCGCGGCGCCGCCGGCATCCGGCTGATGGAGCTCGTCCGAGGCGAGGACGCGGGCTGGCTCGGCTCGACCGAACCGGGCGGTGCCTGGCGGGAGGCCGCCGAACGCGACGTGCCGGTCTGCGTCCATTTCTTTCCCTGGAATCGGTTGGAAGGGCTGGCCCGGCTACGGTCGATCCTCGCCGACATCCCGGGCCTGAAGGTGGTGATCGATCATTTCGGCGCAATGCAGAGCGACGCCGGACCGCCGCATCATGGCGTCGATGCGGCGCTGGAGCGGCTCGCTGACTTCGCGGGCGTCAACGTCAAGTTCACGACGATCCCGCTCGGCAAGCTGGCGGAGGCCGGCATCGACGCAGGCCCGGTCCTGCGCCGGGTGATGGACCTGTTTGGGGCCGAGCGGATGATGTGGGGATCCGATATCGCCCAGTCCCCGGGCAGCTATGCCCATATGACCGAGCTGGCCCGCAAGGCGGTGCGCGAACTGGCCAGCGCGGACCAGGAGGCGATTCTGAGCGGCACCGCCCGTCGCATCTACGGCGCCCGCTGGGCCTGA
- a CDS encoding RraA family protein has translation MSSDPFVARLERLDACAVSDALDKLGLPGCVTGLRSAMPGRRIAGRVHTVKLKAGSPPAGRPPVHLGAAAIDACAPGEVIVVEQSTGIDAGCWGGILSRGAKQKGVAGVIAEGPVRDIDEACEINFPVFSRGYTARTARARVYEDATDVPIGVGAFTVHPGFYVVCDSSAAVFVAPADIERVLAAAEEIARREAEMVRRLESDELASAVLGANYEYMLKRED, from the coding sequence ATGAGCAGCGATCCCTTCGTCGCCCGGCTCGAACGTCTCGATGCCTGCGCAGTCTCGGATGCGCTCGACAAGCTCGGGCTGCCGGGCTGCGTCACCGGCCTACGCTCGGCAATGCCGGGGCGGCGCATCGCCGGGCGGGTGCATACCGTCAAACTGAAGGCGGGAAGCCCGCCGGCAGGCCGCCCGCCGGTTCATCTCGGCGCTGCGGCGATCGATGCCTGCGCGCCGGGCGAGGTGATCGTCGTCGAGCAATCGACCGGGATCGATGCCGGTTGCTGGGGTGGGATCCTCTCGCGCGGGGCCAAGCAGAAGGGCGTCGCCGGGGTCATCGCCGAAGGCCCGGTGCGCGACATCGACGAGGCCTGCGAGATCAACTTCCCGGTCTTCTCGCGCGGCTACACGGCGCGAACCGCCCGTGCCCGCGTGTACGAAGATGCCACCGACGTGCCGATCGGTGTCGGCGCCTTCACGGTGCATCCGGGCTTTTATGTGGTCTGCGATTCGAGCGCGGCGGTGTTCGTGGCACCCGCCGATATCGAACGCGTGCTGGCAGCGGCCGAGGAGATCGCCCGGCGCGAAGCGGAGATGGTCCGCAGGCTCGAGTCCGACGAACTGGCCAGCGCCGTGCTGGGCGCCAATTACGAATATATGCTGAAACGCGAGGACTGA
- a CDS encoding WD40/YVTN/BNR-like repeat-containing protein, whose amino-acid sequence MAYDAAETIICVSANGKSDSSSEKAALRMLIATADGLLDFRRAAPTGEWVRQEKMLLEGQHVSSLVYDDPTGLLFACLHFEGGLLVSADRGETWEARNKGLQSGHAYSLLVQHVGDQTILNLGTEPVMFYRSFDLGKSWTAYPKCIAVEGTEHWFFPRSAPHIKHIAAHPARPDRIYICVEQGDLLRSDDGGENWTSICSMEREDDKFRRDQHRVTFYRDNPDEIFLTTGIGVYHSTDGGDNWERLTDTSHPCAYPDPFFVHPDKEELFMVGAGMNPNPNWGAAGTAYPKFMHSLDHGRNWEPVMNGMPDPIAGNLEVAAMHVSAEGGVELYTGSSCGELFMSTDGAQSWTRVGDKLPAMSKGPHFRHFLPPEERIAYEEKLKAMNAFA is encoded by the coding sequence ATGGCCTATGACGCTGCGGAGACGATCATCTGCGTTTCAGCCAACGGCAAATCGGACTCATCGAGCGAAAAGGCGGCGCTACGCATGCTGATCGCGACCGCAGACGGCCTGCTCGACTTCCGCCGCGCGGCGCCGACAGGCGAATGGGTACGGCAGGAAAAAATGCTGCTCGAAGGGCAACATGTGAGCTCCCTGGTCTACGACGACCCAACCGGACTCCTATTTGCTTGCCTGCATTTCGAAGGTGGGCTGCTGGTCAGCGCCGATCGTGGCGAGACTTGGGAAGCGCGCAACAAGGGCCTGCAATCCGGCCATGCCTATTCGCTGCTCGTCCAGCATGTCGGCGACCAGACAATCCTCAACCTCGGCACCGAGCCGGTGATGTTCTATCGCAGCTTCGATCTCGGCAAGAGCTGGACGGCCTATCCCAAATGCATCGCCGTGGAGGGTACCGAACATTGGTTCTTCCCTCGCTCCGCGCCGCACATCAAGCATATCGCCGCGCACCCGGCGCGGCCCGACCGGATCTACATCTGCGTCGAGCAGGGCGATCTGCTGCGCAGCGATGACGGCGGTGAGAATTGGACCTCCATCTGCTCGATGGAGCGCGAGGACGACAAGTTCCGCCGCGACCAGCACCGTGTCACCTTCTACCGCGACAATCCCGACGAGATATTCCTCACCACGGGGATCGGCGTCTATCATTCGACCGATGGGGGCGACAATTGGGAGCGGCTGACCGACACCTCGCACCCATGCGCCTATCCCGACCCCTTCTTCGTCCATCCCGACAAGGAGGAATTGTTCATGGTCGGCGCGGGCATGAACCCAAATCCCAATTGGGGCGCGGCGGGGACCGCCTATCCCAAGTTCATGCACAGCCTGGATCACGGCAGGAATTGGGAGCCGGTGATGAACGGCATGCCCGATCCCATCGCCGGCAACCTTGAAGTGGCCGCGATGCACGTCTCCGCCGAGGGCGGCGTCGAACTCTATACCGGCTCCTCGTGCGGCGAGCTTTTCATGAGCACGGACGGCGCGCAAAGCTGGACGCGGGTGGGGGACAAGCTGCCGGCAATGTCGAAGGGGCCGCATTTTCGCCACTTCCTGCCGCCGGAGGAACGCATCGCCTATGAGGAGAAGCTCAAGGCGATGAACGCCTTCGCGTGA